The following proteins are co-located in the Halostella salina genome:
- a CDS encoding dihydrolipoyl dehydrogenase — MDEVDFLVIGSGSGLDVANAAANRGQSVAVVEKGPLGGTCLNRGCIPSKLLLYHADVLETVERAGEFHIDADVADVDFAEIVREVNEEVNADSESIREGLQSSPRHDLYEGEGRFVDDRTVEVVSGDDEGARIRAETVLIAAGTRPAVPDIDGIERTEYLTSTEALQLETPPDHLVIVGGGYIAAELGHFFGTFGSDVTIIGRRPNLLPNADEAVAEAFTDRYADRFTVHTGHAATAVSETDGTVTVEAQPYEYGPDGGVSEEGAVSVTGDELLVAAGRTPNTDLLDLDATGVETDDSGFVETDEYLRTTADGVWALGDIVGEYLLKHSANHEAQAVARNLFGDDLQPVDYSAMPFAVFASPEVAGVGAREEDLRESDREYATRTYRYDETARGSAMKADGFFKAIIDLDGEILGCHIIGPEASNLIQEVVVAMKAGSGTVQDIRESVHIHPALSEVVQRGFSGQFSRGNGGHSH, encoded by the coding sequence ATGGACGAAGTTGATTTCCTGGTCATCGGCTCCGGGTCGGGGTTAGATGTCGCTAACGCGGCTGCGAACCGTGGGCAGTCGGTTGCGGTCGTCGAGAAGGGCCCGCTCGGCGGGACGTGTCTCAACCGCGGATGCATTCCATCGAAGCTGTTGCTCTACCACGCCGACGTGCTGGAGACGGTCGAACGCGCCGGCGAGTTCCACATCGACGCCGACGTGGCCGACGTCGACTTCGCGGAGATCGTCCGCGAAGTCAACGAGGAGGTCAACGCCGACTCGGAGTCGATCCGGGAGGGGCTACAGTCGTCCCCGAGACACGACCTCTACGAGGGCGAGGGTCGGTTCGTCGACGACCGGACGGTCGAGGTCGTGAGCGGCGACGACGAAGGGGCGAGGATCCGGGCCGAGACGGTTCTGATCGCTGCCGGCACCCGCCCCGCAGTTCCGGACATCGACGGGATCGAGCGGACGGAATACCTCACGAGCACGGAGGCGCTCCAGCTGGAGACGCCGCCCGACCACCTCGTGATCGTCGGGGGCGGGTACATCGCGGCGGAGCTCGGCCACTTCTTCGGGACGTTTGGAAGCGACGTGACGATCATCGGCCGACGGCCGAACCTGCTTCCGAACGCCGACGAAGCGGTTGCAGAGGCGTTCACCGACCGCTACGCGGACCGGTTCACCGTCCACACGGGCCATGCAGCCACGGCGGTCTCAGAGACGGATGGCACGGTAACCGTCGAAGCCCAGCCGTACGAGTACGGTCCCGATGGCGGCGTCAGCGAGGAGGGGGCGGTGAGCGTGACGGGCGACGAACTGCTCGTCGCCGCGGGCCGAACGCCGAACACGGACCTACTTGACCTCGACGCGACCGGGGTCGAAACGGACGACAGCGGGTTCGTGGAGACCGACGAGTATCTCCGGACGACGGCCGACGGCGTGTGGGCGCTCGGCGACATCGTCGGCGAGTATCTGCTGAAACACAGCGCGAACCACGAAGCACAGGCCGTCGCCCGGAATCTCTTCGGCGACGACCTCCAGCCGGTCGACTACAGCGCGATGCCGTTTGCCGTCTTCGCCTCCCCGGAGGTGGCCGGCGTCGGCGCGCGCGAGGAAGACCTCCGGGAGAGCGACCGCGAGTACGCGACCCGGACGTACCGCTACGACGAGACCGCACGCGGCAGCGCCATGAAGGCGGACGGGTTCTTCAAGGCGATCATCGACCTCGACGGCGAGATCCTCGGCTGCCACATCATCGGGCCGGAGGCGTCGAACCTGATTCAGGAGGTCGTCGTGGCGATGAAAGCCGGCTCGGGAACGGTCCAGGACATCCGCGAGTCGGTCCACATCCACCCCGCCCTGTCCGAAGTCGTCCAGCGTGGCTTCTCCGGGCAGTTCAGTCGCGGCAACGGCGGTCA